From the Euphorbia lathyris chromosome 6, ddEupLath1.1, whole genome shotgun sequence genome, one window contains:
- the LOC136233389 gene encoding protein DGS1, mitochondrial isoform X2 — MEMVEDHSAQQDPKGVKALVSFYSNYLWNRLASLLPHSDSTFLGRISKLSRQTARATSRRRRSACLPLPLPSYSPKSPLVVKNLSGIYDVLEDMMDSILLNLHNVETNLHFWESRAKGSGSRKLYFIFFERGPLAFIDGTAQLLHECLSKAPSVQHICQYASSFISERVDVLTHLRRSLATFLAEVYMEVEKCGEELVKNPERSLPSLLAAINGLFLDLEASIGHIHADRQTDSSVDGSYSMPLLFEKLPEPNQKDTNWADCEIADAVNLVNKNLQKLDSYLSLVVAKHQKPKKITRYWIRYTCGAVGLSVCSMWLLRHSSVMGSSDIDNWIHKAKDSTFSFFSEHVEQPLLSIRDELFDTFRKRHEGKMEIEEVQSTANSLHRMLLEFSEQTKGQKFPENASDHEMLEMVMARYEKELVHPIQNLVSGELGRALLIQVQKLKLDIKTAMLELDQIVRANQINFAVLAALPAFFLSVILFMVTRAWFKRDTRAQGRGRIARHQRRLLLGDIDRQIVQYQISIDNGLEKESHFWFGLMLYYIDRLSHAVKWHAQETGEWPRVRQDIIGLGKPSLQTTYKLTATSRMRKDYACLARPSLKRH; from the exons ATGGAAATGGTGGAGGATCATTCTGCTCAACAGGACCCCAAAGGTGTAAAAGCGCTAGTCTCTTTCTATTCCAATTATCTATGGAATCGGTTGGCCTCTTTACTTCCACACTCCGATTCCACTTTTCTAGGGAGAATCTCAAAGCTCAGCCGCCAAACAGCCCGCGCCACATCTCGCAGACGACGCAGTGCTTGCCTTCCTCTACCTTTACCCTCTTACTCCCCCAAATCTCCCTT GGTGGTGAAAAACTTATCTGGGATTTATGATGTTTTGGAGGACATGATGGACAGCATTCTACTAAATTTGCATAATGTTGAAACGAATTTGCACTTTTGGGAATCTAGAGCAAAG GGTTCTGGTTCTCGAAAACTTTACTTCATATTCTTTGAGAGAGGGCCACTGGCTTTCATTGATGGAACAGCTCAGTTGTTACATGAATGCCTATCTAAGGCTCCTTCAGTGCAGCATATTTGCCAATATGCATCTTCTTTTATATCTGAGAGGGTGGATGTTCTTACTCATTTAAGACGTTCTCTTGCTACATTTTTGGCCGAG GTTTACATGGAAGTAGAGAAATGTGGAGAAGAGTTAGTGAAGAATCCAGAAAGGTCATTACCCTCTTTGTTGGCTGCTATTAATGGCTTGTTTTTAGATTTGGAAGCGTCAATTGGCCATATACATGCAGATCGCCAG ACTGATTCTTCTGTTGATGGAAGCTATTCAATGCCTCTACTTTTTGAGAAACTTCCAGAACCTAACCAAAAAGACACTAACTGGGCTGATTGTGAAATTGCAGATGCTGTCAACCTGGTTAATAAAAATCTTCAGAAATTGGATTCCTACTTGTCTCTAGTA GTTGCTAAACACCAAAAGCCAAAGAAAATAACTCGGTATTGGATTCGCTACACATGTGGTGCAGTTGGTCTTTCTGTTTGTTCTATGTGGCTCCTCAGGCATAGTAGTGTGATGGGAAGTTCTGATATCGACAATTGGATTCATAAAGCAAAAGACTCAACTTTTAGCTTCTTTAGTGAACATGTGGAGCAACCG CTTCTGTCTATTAGAGATGAACTTTTCGATACATTCAGGAAGAGACATGAAGGTAAAATGGAGATAGAAGAAGTTCAATCGACTGCCAATTCATTGCACAG AATGCTATTGGAATTTAGTGAGCAGACAAAAGGTCAAAAGTTCCCAGAGAATGCATCAGACCATGAAATGCTTGAAATGGTTATGGCCAG GTATGAGAAGGAACTTGTGCATCCCATTCAAAATCTTGTAAGTGGAGAGCTTGGTCGTGCGTTGCTCATCCAG GTCCAGAAACTAAAATTGGATATTAAGAC GGCAATGCTTGAGCTGGATCAGATTGTGAGGGCAAATCAAATCAACTTTGCTGTGCTTGCTGCCTTGCCGGCCTTTTTCCTCTCAGTTATTCTGTTTATGGTCACTCGTGCATGGTTTAAAAGG GATACTAGAGCACAAGGAAGAGGGAGAATTGCTCGGCACCAAAGGAGGTTGCTCTTAGGGGACATTGACAGACAAATTGTGCAGTACCAAATATCTATTGACAATGGATTG GAAAAAGAATCACATTTCTGGTTTGGGTTGATGTTATACTATATAGATCGCCTGTCTCATGCTGTCAAGTGGCATGCACAAGAAACCGGTGAATGGCCACG TGTGAGGCAGGATATTATTGGTCTTGGAAAACCCAGCCTTCAAACTACTTACAAACTTACGGCGACATCGCGAATGAGGAAAGACTACGCGTGCCTTGCTCGCCCTTCATTAAAACGACACTAG
- the LOC136233389 gene encoding protein DGS1, mitochondrial isoform X1: MEMVEDHSAQQDPKGVKALVSFYSNYLWNRLASLLPHSDSTFLGRISKLSRQTARATSRRRRSACLPLPLPSYSPKSPLVVKNLSGIYDVLEDMMDSILLNLHNVETNLHFWESRAKGSGSRKLYFIFFERGPLAFIDGTAQLLHECLSKAPSVQHICQYASSFISERVDVLTHLRRSLATFLAEVYMEVEKCGEELVKNPERSLPSLLAAINGLFLDLEASIGHIHADRQTDSSVDGSYSMPLLFEKLPEPNQKDTNWADCEIADAVNLVNKNLQKLDSYLSLVVAKHQKPKKITRYWIRYTCGAVGLSVCSMWLLRHSSVMGSSDIDNWIHKAKDSTFSFFSEHVEQPLLSIRDELFDTFRKRHEGKMEIEEVQSTANSLHRMLLEFSEQTKGQKFPENASDHEMLEMVMARYEKELVHPIQNLVSGELGRALLIQDFSSFQVQKLKLDIKTAMLELDQIVRANQINFAVLAALPAFFLSVILFMVTRAWFKRDTRAQGRGRIARHQRRLLLGDIDRQIVQYQISIDNGLEKESHFWFGLMLYYIDRLSHAVKWHAQETGEWPRVRQDIIGLGKPSLQTTYKLTATSRMRKDYACLARPSLKRH, translated from the exons ATGGAAATGGTGGAGGATCATTCTGCTCAACAGGACCCCAAAGGTGTAAAAGCGCTAGTCTCTTTCTATTCCAATTATCTATGGAATCGGTTGGCCTCTTTACTTCCACACTCCGATTCCACTTTTCTAGGGAGAATCTCAAAGCTCAGCCGCCAAACAGCCCGCGCCACATCTCGCAGACGACGCAGTGCTTGCCTTCCTCTACCTTTACCCTCTTACTCCCCCAAATCTCCCTT GGTGGTGAAAAACTTATCTGGGATTTATGATGTTTTGGAGGACATGATGGACAGCATTCTACTAAATTTGCATAATGTTGAAACGAATTTGCACTTTTGGGAATCTAGAGCAAAG GGTTCTGGTTCTCGAAAACTTTACTTCATATTCTTTGAGAGAGGGCCACTGGCTTTCATTGATGGAACAGCTCAGTTGTTACATGAATGCCTATCTAAGGCTCCTTCAGTGCAGCATATTTGCCAATATGCATCTTCTTTTATATCTGAGAGGGTGGATGTTCTTACTCATTTAAGACGTTCTCTTGCTACATTTTTGGCCGAG GTTTACATGGAAGTAGAGAAATGTGGAGAAGAGTTAGTGAAGAATCCAGAAAGGTCATTACCCTCTTTGTTGGCTGCTATTAATGGCTTGTTTTTAGATTTGGAAGCGTCAATTGGCCATATACATGCAGATCGCCAG ACTGATTCTTCTGTTGATGGAAGCTATTCAATGCCTCTACTTTTTGAGAAACTTCCAGAACCTAACCAAAAAGACACTAACTGGGCTGATTGTGAAATTGCAGATGCTGTCAACCTGGTTAATAAAAATCTTCAGAAATTGGATTCCTACTTGTCTCTAGTA GTTGCTAAACACCAAAAGCCAAAGAAAATAACTCGGTATTGGATTCGCTACACATGTGGTGCAGTTGGTCTTTCTGTTTGTTCTATGTGGCTCCTCAGGCATAGTAGTGTGATGGGAAGTTCTGATATCGACAATTGGATTCATAAAGCAAAAGACTCAACTTTTAGCTTCTTTAGTGAACATGTGGAGCAACCG CTTCTGTCTATTAGAGATGAACTTTTCGATACATTCAGGAAGAGACATGAAGGTAAAATGGAGATAGAAGAAGTTCAATCGACTGCCAATTCATTGCACAG AATGCTATTGGAATTTAGTGAGCAGACAAAAGGTCAAAAGTTCCCAGAGAATGCATCAGACCATGAAATGCTTGAAATGGTTATGGCCAG GTATGAGAAGGAACTTGTGCATCCCATTCAAAATCTTGTAAGTGGAGAGCTTGGTCGTGCGTTGCTCATCCAG GATTTCTCATCATTTCAGGTCCAGAAACTAAAATTGGATATTAAGAC GGCAATGCTTGAGCTGGATCAGATTGTGAGGGCAAATCAAATCAACTTTGCTGTGCTTGCTGCCTTGCCGGCCTTTTTCCTCTCAGTTATTCTGTTTATGGTCACTCGTGCATGGTTTAAAAGG GATACTAGAGCACAAGGAAGAGGGAGAATTGCTCGGCACCAAAGGAGGTTGCTCTTAGGGGACATTGACAGACAAATTGTGCAGTACCAAATATCTATTGACAATGGATTG GAAAAAGAATCACATTTCTGGTTTGGGTTGATGTTATACTATATAGATCGCCTGTCTCATGCTGTCAAGTGGCATGCACAAGAAACCGGTGAATGGCCACG TGTGAGGCAGGATATTATTGGTCTTGGAAAACCCAGCCTTCAAACTACTTACAAACTTACGGCGACATCGCGAATGAGGAAAGACTACGCGTGCCTTGCTCGCCCTTCATTAAAACGACACTAG